From the genome of Mucilaginibacter paludis DSM 18603:
GGAGGAGATGCTGAAGCTGATCCAAAGTTTTGACCCGGCCGGGGTGGGCGCACGCGACTTGCAGGAATGCCTGCTCATCCAACTCCGTAAAAAAGATCCTAACGATCCTATTATCAAAAAAGCTATCATGGTGGTTGAAAACTACCTGGACGAGTTTACCCGTAAACATTACGACAAGATGGAGCGCTCGCTCAACATGACGTCCGAAGAGCTGAAGGCGGTTGTTAACGAGATATTGAAGCTTAACCCCAAACCCGGCGACTCCAACGAGGTTAACACCAAACAAATGCAGGTGATACCCGATTTCCATATCACCAACAACGATGGCGTTTTAATTTTGACGCTTAACTCAAAAAATGCCCCGGAACTACGCGTAAGCCGCTCTTACCAGGATATGTTTGAGCACTACGATAAATCTGCCCAGAAGGATAAAAAACTCCGCGAGGCGGTTCAGTTTGTAAAGCAAAAGCTCGATTCGGCCAAATGGTTTATTGATGCCATAAAACAAAGGCAGCAAACCTTGCTGAAAACCATGAACGCCATTATGCAATATCAGTATGAGTTTTTCCTGACGGGAGATGAGCGTAACCTGCGCCCCATGATATTGAAAGACATTGCCGATAGGATAGGGATGGATATTTCTACCGTATCGCGTGTGGCTAACTCAAAATACGTACAAACCGAACATGGCACCTTCCTGCTGAAATCCTTTTTCTCCGAAGCTATCCAGATGGAAAGCGGCGAAGAGGTATCAAACAAAGAAGTGAAAAAGATACTGGAAGATTTTATTGGCGCCGAAGATAAACGCCACCCGCTTGCCGACGAAAAATTGACCGAGATATTGAAAGATAAAGGTTATAACATAGCCCGCAGAACGGTGGCAAAATATAGGGAACAAATGAATATCCCCGTAGCACGGTTGAGGAAAGAATTGTAACTGTAAGAGGTAATTTAAAATTGCAAAGCCTGATCAAGTTAATTTGATCAGGCTTTGCTGTTTTTTATAATGACTTGCTTTTAAGTTGTTGATTTTCGATAGTTTACTTCTGTCCGTTAAGTCAGAGATCATAGTTTTTATAGCATCTCTAAAAACAATGTCGACAGGAGGGAGAAATCTTCTGCTGGTACTTTGCTTTAGATTGGTAAAGCGTTGGCTGTTAAATGCAGTTAGGCGCTTTTGTTATTGATTATAACCCTCTTCTTAAAACGGAGGATCCTCATCATTCATTTTTGAAGGCCTGATTATAAAATTGCTTGGTTTCTCAAAATCCTGTGATGGTGCTAAACCGGTGAAGGCATTCGGTGCCGCACCCATTGGCGGGAAGCCCTCTACGCCTTCGTCCAGATCCTCAAATTTTACGTATTTACCAACAAATTTCAATCGTACACGGCCAGTTTCGCCGTTACGGTGCTTGGCTATAATTACCTCGCCCACGCCCTGGGTTGGGTTGTTATCTTCGTCAAATTCAAGGCCGTAGTATTCGGGGCGGTATAAAAATAGCACCATATCCGCATCCTGCTCAATAGATCCCGATTCACGTAAATCCGAAAGCATTGGCCTTTTTGCACCGCCCGGGCGGCTTTCAACCGCACGGCTCAATTGCGACAGCGCAATTACCGGTACATTTAACTCCTTAGCTACCGACTTTAACGCCCTGGATATACTACCGATTTCCTGCTCACGGTTACCACCTTTACCATCTGATTTACCATGCATCAGCTGCAAATAATCGATGATGATCAGCTGTATATCGTGCTGTGATTTTAATCTACGGCATTTGGCCCTAAATTCAAATATGTTGAGGGCAGGTGTATCGTCAATAATTAACGGGGCCTGCTCCAGGCGTCCAATTTTGGAGTGGATCTGTTCCCATTCCCATTCTTCCAAACGGCCTTTACGTATCTTTTCCTGCTCAATTCGGGCTTCGCCGGATATTAAACGGTTAACCAACTGTACCGACGACATCTCGAGCGAGAATACCACTACCGGGCGGTTAAAATCAACCGCTGCGTTACGGGCGCAGGTTAAAACGAAGGCCGTTTTACCCATCGCCGGCCTTGCCGCTATAATTACCAAATCGGATTTTTGCCAACCCGATGTCATGCGGTCGAGCTCGGTAAAGCCCGAAGCTACGCCCGTTAGTCCGTCCTTTTTATCCTTCAGCGCCTCAATTTCTTTTAAACTTTCGTGCAAAATATCATCCATTTTGCGCGAATCGCGGCGAAGGTTATTCTGCGCGATATCAAACAGGTTCTTTTCCGCCTTATCCAACAGGTCCAGCACATCGGTAGTATCTTCGTAGGCGCTGTTGATCACTTCTGTTGAGATGCGGATCAGCTCACGTTGCAAATACTTCTGTATAATGATACGCGAGTGGTACTCAATATTAGCCGCCGATGCTACACGGTTAGTTAACTCGGTAATGTAGTAGGCGCCGCCTATCATTTCTAACTCGCCCTGCATACGCAGCTGCGAGGTAACGGTTAAAATATCAACCGGAGATGTTTTTTCAAACAGCGTGCGTATCGCCTGAAATATCTTTTGGTGGCTATCGCGATAAAAAACTTCGGGTTTTAAAATATCAATAACCGAAGATAGGGCGTCCTTCTCCAACATTAACGCACCTAAAACGGCTTCTTCTAAATCGGTAGCTTGTGGCGGTAATTTCCCCAAACCGCTGGTGGGATTATTGCTGAATCTGCTTCGTTTGTCGCCTGTAATATTAGGCTTGCCTGCCTGGTTATCGTTCTCCAAAATCATTTGCACAAAAATATACAAAAAGGATTTGTAATCGGTATTATTCATCAACATCCTTTTTTTTGCTAAAAATAAAAATGTTGAAAATGACGTTTTAAGCGTCGATTTTAATTAACATCAATTGTTAATTACTTGTTAGTAAAATTAAAATGGGTTTAATAGTCAATCACTTAACAGCAGTGTTAATAACGTTGGCCCCTGTTAGTTATTTTGAATAACATATTGCTAAGTTTAGTTGTAAAGCGGGCTAAAATCAATTAATATGTTAATTTTGCTGACTTATACAGCAGTTGAAATGAGTTTTAGAAACGAACCTAAAAGAGAATATAACCAAATGGTTTTCGGTATCCGCGCCGTGATAGAAGCCATCAGATCGGGCAAAGAAATCGAATCGTTATTCATCCAGCGAGGGCTCGGTGGCGAGTTGTTTTATGAGCTTAAAAACTTGCTGAACGAATATAAAATAGAGTCGCAACAGGTTCCGGTAGAGAAGCTTAACCGTGTTACCACCAAAAACCACCAGGGGGTTATCGCCATCATATCACCTATAACTTATTACAAGATTGAGGATATTATACCCATGGTATTTGAAAAAGGCGAGGTACCTTTAATTTTGATTTTAGATGGCGTTACCGACGTTCGCAACGTGGGCGCCATAGCCCGTACCGCCGAATGCGCTGGTGTACATGCCATTGTAGTACCGGCAAAGGGTTCGGCACAAATTAACCCGGATACCATTAAAACATCGGCGGGAGCACTGTACAATATCCCGGTTTGCCGCGAAAGCAGTTTATTGCAAACGGTTAAATTTTTACAATCATCCGGTTTGCAGATTGTATGCTGTACCGAAAAAACTACCGACTTTATCTATGCGCCCGATTATACCTTGCCCACAGCCATTGTAATGGGTGGCGAAGATGATGGCGTAAGCAACGAGATTATCCGAATAGCCGACCATTTAGCTAAAATACCCATGTATGGCGAAATAGAATCGCTCAACGTATCGGTATCAACCGGCGTAATTTTGTACGAAGCCATCAGGCAAAAAAGGGGAGGCCCCCCAGCCCCCTGAAGGGGGAGTTTTTGATTGGCTTGCGGTTTACCGCAGGCGATTAGACAAAATGTATTTTATATAAAAAGAGGCTGATCATGTATTTGAAGTGAACCCCAAAAGTTAGACAAAAACTTTTGGGGTTTATTATTTATGTCAAAGCACACATTTGAAGAGAAACTTGATGTAGTTTCTCAAGTAAGAAAGGGAAAGCCGATTCTACGGATATCCCGCGAACGCCATATCCGTGAAGGCATGATATTGGAATGGGTTCGGAAATATGATCTTTATGGCGAAAGTGGGCTGCTCAAACAACCTAACGTCAAGCCCACGCCTGATTTCAAAGAAGAAGTTGTAAGGCTTGTCATAGAAAAAAAAGTACCTTTAAATCAGGTTGTTCTGGAATATAGATTAAGCAAGACTGCTTTAGAGCGCTGGGTAAGATCAGTACGGGTTGAGGGATATGCAGTACTATACCAGCAAAAGAATCCTGGACGACCACCTAAATGCATGGGAAGATCAAAGAAGCTTGAACCTGAAACAGAAGTAGAGAAGCTCCAGGCGGAAAATAGCCGTTTGCGGGCGGAGAACGCACTATTAAAAAAAGTCACGGCCTTAGTCAAGGAAAAAGAAGCCCGCGAACGCATGAGTGGGCAAAAGCCATCGAAGAACTAAGGCCCGAACATGATGTTTCAATTCTATTGGATTGCAAACAGATGGCTCGTTCTGTATTTTATTATCATCGCAAGCGCCTAAATGATGATAAATACAAGCATGAAAAAGAAGAGATCGCAAGTATATACCACTTGCATAAAGGCAGATATGGTTATCGGCGGGTCACCGCCGAAATGAAGAACCGGGGTTATAGCATAAATCACAAGACTGTCCAAAAATTGATGGGAACATTAGGCCTAAAATGCAATATCAGGAAAGTAAGTTATCGCTCATACAAAGGTGAGGTTGGTAAAATTGCCCCTAATGTACTTGAAAGGGATTTTGAGGCAAATCTGCCTAATCAGAAATGGGCTACGGATGTCACTCAGATGAACATTAAAGGGGAGAAGATCTATTTATCTCCTATAATTGACATGTTCAACGGGGAAGTCATTTCTTATAGTATTTCAAAATCTCCAAATATGCAGATGATAGATGAAATGTTATATGAGGCTTTTGATAAAGTGAAAGATATAAGGGGACTTATTTTTCACTCTGACCAAGGGTGGCAATATCAACATTATGGATATAGAAAGGCTTTGGAAAAACATGGAATTATTCAAAGCATGTCCAGAAAGGGAAACTGCTTGGATAATGCCTTGGCCGAAAGCTTCTTTGGGATCTTAAAGACAGAATTACTGTACAAACAGAGCTTTGAAACTGCGGAAGAATTTATAACTTCGTTAAAAGAATACATTCATTACTATAACAATGAAAGAATAAAAAACAGGTTAAATGGAAAGAGCCCGGTGGAATACCGAGCTCTCGTACAAAAAACTTAATTTTGTAAACTGTCCAACTTTTTGGGGTCACACCATATTATGACCAGCCTCTTTCACTTCCTCCCCCTTCAGGGGGCCCGGGGGGTTAAATATATTTCGTGCCGAACTTCTGTTTCACATCGGCAACTACCTGTTTTACGTTTTGCTCTTCGGAGCGAGGGCAAATTAGCAGCGTGTTGTTTGATTCTACAACGATAAAATCGTGCAGGCCTTTAATGATCACCAATTTATCTGCTGGTACGTTAACCATACAGTCGGATGAGTCGTACATGATCACCTTTTCCGATGGGATTACTGCGTTGCCTACATAATCCTTTTCGGCAAGCTGGTAGATAGAGGCCCAGGTACCCAAATCGCTCCAGCCAAACTCTGATGGTAATACGTATACGTTATCAGCCTTTTCCATAATACCATAATCGATAGATATGTTGGTACATTGCTGGTAGGCTGAGTGGATGTAATTTTTTTCGTCCTCGGTATTATAAACCGGGCGTGCATCAGCAAAAATATCATTGATCTCGGGCAGATATTTGCCAAACGACTCAACAATAGCCTTTGCCGACCAGATGAAGATACCTGCGTTCCATAAAAAGTCGCCGCTTTGTATAAAGGTCTTGGCAATTTCTAAAGTAGGTTTCTCGGTAAAGGTTTTAACCTTGTGGAAATCGTTATTCAGGGTTTTATCAGTAAACTGGATATAGCCATAGCCGGTATCCGGGCGCGATGGTTTAATACCCAAAGTTACCAGGCATCCGTTTTCTGTAGCCGTTGTTAACGATTTTTCTATCGTGTTAACAAAACCCTGCTCATCCAATATCAAGTGATCAGACGGGGCTACCACAATTGATGCGTTGGGATTGAGGCTTTCAATTTTAAAGCAACCGTAAGCAACGCAAGGCGCGGTGTTGCGCATTACAGGCTCGGTTAATATCTGGCCATCGGCCATATCAGGTATTTGCGCTTTTACAAGGTCGGTATATATTTCGTTAGTAACAACGTAAATGTTCTCTTTAGGACAAATTTTTAAAAAACGGTCGTAAGTTTGCTGAATCAGGGTTTTTCCGGTTCCCAGGATATCG
Proteins encoded in this window:
- a CDS encoding IS3 family transposase, translating into MKKSHGLSQGKRSPRTHEWAKAIEELRPEHDVSILLDCKQMARSVFYYHRKRLNDDKYKHEKEEIASIYHLHKGRYGYRRVTAEMKNRGYSINHKTVQKLMGTLGLKCNIRKVSYRSYKGEVGKIAPNVLERDFEANLPNQKWATDVTQMNIKGEKIYLSPIIDMFNGEVISYSISKSPNMQMIDEMLYEAFDKVKDIRGLIFHSDQGWQYQHYGYRKALEKHGIIQSMSRKGNCLDNALAESFFGILKTELLYKQSFETAEEFITSLKEYIHYYNNERIKNRLNGKSPVEYRALVQKT
- the dnaB gene encoding replicative DNA helicase, which translates into the protein MNNTDYKSFLYIFVQMILENDNQAGKPNITGDKRSRFSNNPTSGLGKLPPQATDLEEAVLGALMLEKDALSSVIDILKPEVFYRDSHQKIFQAIRTLFEKTSPVDILTVTSQLRMQGELEMIGGAYYITELTNRVASAANIEYHSRIIIQKYLQRELIRISTEVINSAYEDTTDVLDLLDKAEKNLFDIAQNNLRRDSRKMDDILHESLKEIEALKDKKDGLTGVASGFTELDRMTSGWQKSDLVIIAARPAMGKTAFVLTCARNAAVDFNRPVVVFSLEMSSVQLVNRLISGEARIEQEKIRKGRLEEWEWEQIHSKIGRLEQAPLIIDDTPALNIFEFRAKCRRLKSQHDIQLIIIDYLQLMHGKSDGKGGNREQEIGSISRALKSVAKELNVPVIALSQLSRAVESRPGGAKRPMLSDLRESGSIEQDADMVLFLYRPEYYGLEFDEDNNPTQGVGEVIIAKHRNGETGRVRLKFVGKYVKFEDLDEGVEGFPPMGAAPNAFTGLAPSQDFEKPSNFIIRPSKMNDEDPPF
- the rpoN gene encoding RNA polymerase factor sigma-54, yielding MLKQNLQQKLLQKLSPQQIQFIKLLQVPTVSLDTRIKEELEENPALEDFSLSNMSEPEEQYPDRDPDDDNFNKDDNDQSEFDEFNIDDYLQEDNVNDYGSRYDQNGDDDEERKEMPIAIQSSFFESLQAQLDLVPLSDKDFRIGQQIIGSLDDDGYLRRPVMSLTDDLAFSQNIMAEDEEVEEMLKLIQSFDPAGVGARDLQECLLIQLRKKDPNDPIIKKAIMVVENYLDEFTRKHYDKMERSLNMTSEELKAVVNEILKLNPKPGDSNEVNTKQMQVIPDFHITNNDGVLILTLNSKNAPELRVSRSYQDMFEHYDKSAQKDKKLREAVQFVKQKLDSAKWFIDAIKQRQQTLLKTMNAIMQYQYEFFLTGDERNLRPMILKDIADRIGMDISTVSRVANSKYVQTEHGTFLLKSFFSEAIQMESGEEVSNKEVKKILEDFIGAEDKRHPLADEKLTEILKDKGYNIARRTVAKYREQMNIPVARLRKEL
- a CDS encoding helix-turn-helix domain-containing protein; protein product: MSKHTFEEKLDVVSQVRKGKPILRISRERHIREGMILEWVRKYDLYGESGLLKQPNVKPTPDFKEEVVRLVIEKKVPLNQVVLEYRLSKTALERWVRSVRVEGYAVLYQQKNPGRPPKCMGRSKKLEPETEVEKLQAENSRLRAENALLKKVTALVKEKEARERMSGQKPSKN
- a CDS encoding mannose-1-phosphate guanylyltransferase; the encoded protein is MNSNYYAIIMAGGIGSRFWPISRTSHPKQFIDILGTGKTLIQQTYDRFLKICPKENIYVVTNEIYTDLVKAQIPDMADGQILTEPVMRNTAPCVAYGCFKIESLNPNASIVVAPSDHLILDEQGFVNTIEKSLTTATENGCLVTLGIKPSRPDTGYGYIQFTDKTLNNDFHKVKTFTEKPTLEIAKTFIQSGDFLWNAGIFIWSAKAIVESFGKYLPEINDIFADARPVYNTEDEKNYIHSAYQQCTNISIDYGIMEKADNVYVLPSEFGWSDLGTWASIYQLAEKDYVGNAVIPSEKVIMYDSSDCMVNVPADKLVIIKGLHDFIVVESNNTLLICPRSEEQNVKQVVADVKQKFGTKYI
- the rlmB gene encoding 23S rRNA (guanosine(2251)-2'-O)-methyltransferase RlmB, translated to MLILLTYTAVEMSFRNEPKREYNQMVFGIRAVIEAIRSGKEIESLFIQRGLGGELFYELKNLLNEYKIESQQVPVEKLNRVTTKNHQGVIAIISPITYYKIEDIIPMVFEKGEVPLILILDGVTDVRNVGAIARTAECAGVHAIVVPAKGSAQINPDTIKTSAGALYNIPVCRESSLLQTVKFLQSSGLQIVCCTEKTTDFIYAPDYTLPTAIVMGGEDDGVSNEIIRIADHLAKIPMYGEIESLNVSVSTGVILYEAIRQKRGGPPAP